One window from the genome of Eriocheir sinensis breed Jianghai 21 chromosome 15, ASM2467909v1, whole genome shotgun sequence encodes:
- the LOC126998818 gene encoding protein mono-ADP-ribosyltransferase PARP12-like: protein MGNSSSRTSKGSPPPSSSTNTSPPPPLQPRRPTTTTAATPTQHSITNTSQPPPLQPGRPTTTTAATPTQHSITNTSQPPPLQPRRTITTAAAAPTRHSINITTTTAAPTTISSRHSRKTSAVYGCSTKTTYSASHGSSICFSLSQSHPVAPELASQNVKNMANNYVIPATSPRQSQDIASCKDNSYAKLAVCPQYNGQGCVAEPCRRLHICFYWATNTCEKATCERDHSLDTLHNRRLLEACPPKITGQLDVSLSFWKKNLRSSLDEEPQICLNSVLRRCSRKSCPRVHSAKNYCWEVKVGSRWTELAHHQGNYLELLYSHPSVNCADLIPLQTPLPNNGDLRKLNSILSKETSWSVDLEAMELRGLSSVHDIRRLSTPSDLISNVSVATRWIWYWQGNNDSWEPYGEGIFAKIYYVALSDCLELLLRVYYNRNATIKVGSHYYRIDGEQMTQTNITTGKVRRVRRRPACSLVSRESVKLYELFLPFLTTKKSLRLQVMPLSSEFVFVENLLRQTMTGMQVASIHRVQNDHLWKVYQTKKRLMVSLYNGDSEAVNEQYLFHGTKHDIIDLICEENLDWKLSGTNVGHAYGCGTYFSNLASLAHIYSQIDKTGNRVILVVLVLVGKMTRGHNSMILPPVNVAAGRTFDTTCNSDTDATIFVKYNRDEYYPAYVVRYSHEDVRVLQ from the coding sequence ATGGGGAACTCATCGTCACGCACCAGTAAAGGCAGCCCGCCGCCATCCTCATCAACAAACACCAGCCCGCCGCCACCTCTACAGCCTAGGCGGCCCACCACCACAACTGCCGCAaccccaacacaacacagcatTACAAACACCAGCCAGCCGCCACCTCTACAGCCGGGGCGGCCCACCACCACAACTGCCGCAaccccaacacaacacagcatTACAAACACCAGCCAGCCGCCACCTCTACAGCCTAGGCGGACAATCACCACAGCTGCCGCAGCCCCAACACGGCACAGCATTAACATCACCACAACAACCGCTGCACCTACCACTATTTCATCACGCCACAGCAGAAAAACATCTGCAGTTTATGGTTGCAGCACAAAAACAACATACTCTGCATCCCATGGGTCGTccatttgcttttctctctcccaaaGTCACCCAGTAGCTCCTGAGTTAGCCTCACAAAATGTGAAAAACATGGCCAACAACTATGTAATTCCAGCAACTTCACCAAGACAATCCCAAGATATTGCATCATGTAAGGACAATTCATATGCTAAACTTGCAGTGTGTCCTCAGTACAATGGACAAGGGTGTGTGGCTGAGCCATGCAGAAGACTTCATATCTGCTTCTACTGGGCTACCAATACCTGTGAAAAGGCTACGTGCGAACGTGACCACTCCCTTGACACGCTGCACAACAGAAGGCTTCTTGAAGCTTGTCCACCAAAGATTACCGGACAGCTTGATGTTTCACTAAGTTTTTGGAAAAAAAATCTAAGGTCGTCATTAGATGAAGAGCCACAAATTTGTTTGAATAGTGTTTTAAGGAGGTGCTCAAGGAAGTCTTGCCCTAGAGTACACTCGGCTAAAAATTACTGTTGGGAGGTCAAAGTCGGCAGTAGGTGGACAGAGTTAGCCCACCACCAGGGTAACTATTTAGAGCTGCTTTATAGTCATCCGTCTGTGAACTGTGCGGATCTCATACCTCTCCAGACTCCTTTACCCAATAACGGAGACTTGAGGAAACTTAATAGCATCCTTTCAAAGGAAACCTCTTGGTCTGTGGACTTAGAGGCAATGGAGCTGAGGGGACTTTCATCGGTTCATGATATTAGGAGGCTTTCCACCCCATCAGACCTCATCTCCAATGTGTCGGTAGCCACGCGCTGGATCTGGTACTGGCAGGGTAACAATGACAGCTGGGAGCCTTATGGTGAGGGAATTTTTGCAAAGATTTATTACGTGGCTCTAAGTGACTGCTTGGAGTTATTGCTTCGAGTATATTACAACAGAAATGCCACAATCAAAGTTGGCAGTCATTACTACAGGATTGATGGCGAACAAATGACCCAGACGAACATAACCACCGGTAAGGTACGACGAGTTAGGAGAAGGCCGGCCTGCAGCTTAGTCAGCCGTGAGAGTGTCAAGCTCTACGAGTTATTCCTGCCCTTCCTCACCACAAAGAAATCCCTCAGGTTGCAGGTGATGCCACTGAGCTCAGAGTTCGTCTTTGTAGAAAACCTATTAAGACAAACCATGACAGGGATGCAGGTGGCCAGCATTCACAGGGTTCAAAATGACCACCTGTGGAAAGTGTATCAGACTAAGAAGAGGCTCATGGTTTCCTTGTACAATGGAGATTCCGAAGCCGTCAATGAGCAGTACCTCTTCCATGGCACGAAGCACGATATCATCGATCTCATATGCGAAGAAAACTTAGACTGGAAGCTCTCCGGCACCAACGTAGGCCATGCTTATGGTTGTGGGACATACTTCTCCAACTTGGCGTCGCTGGCTCATATTTACTCCCAGATTGACAAGACAGGCAACAGAGTAatactggtggtgctggtgctggtcgGGAAGATGACGCGAGGCCACAATAGTATGATCCTCCCGCCTGTAAACGTTGCTGCCGGGAGGACCTTCGACACCACCTGCAATAGTGACACGGATGCCACTATCTTCGTCAAGTACAACAGGGACGAATATTACCCGGCCTATGTGGTCAGGTACAGCCATGAGGACGTGAGGGTTCTGCAGTGA